The nucleotide sequence CGAGCTGAGCAACTCGGCGGCGAAGACCGTCTTCGCCCGCATGGTGGACGAGGGCGGCGACGCGGCCGCCTGGATCCGGCGTCTGGACCTGGGCCTCGTGAGCGACGAGGACGCCCTGGCCGCCCGCGTGGCGGCCATCGTGGCGGCGAACCCGTCCGAGCTCGCCCGCTATCGCGCGGGCGAGTCGAAGCTCTTCGGCTGGTTCGTGGGTCAGCTCATGGCCGACAGCAAGGGCAAGGCGGATCCGCGGCTGGCGAGCCGGCTCGTCCGCGAGCGCCTGGACGCCGGCGCGGACGGAGACTAGTCCGTCCGCCAGCGCGGCCGGCGCTTCTCGAGAAACGCCCGCTGCGCCTCCTTGAAGTCCTCGCTCCGCCAGGCCGCGTGCCGCCAGGCGGCGATCTCAGCGAGAACGACGCTGTCAAGTGGCTCTGCCCCCTCGAGGCGGCGGAGGGTCTGTCGCGTGCCGCGCAGGGCGGCGGGCGCGGCGGCGAGGGCGCTCGCCATCAGCGTGGCGGCGGCCTGGTCCACCTGCTCCGCGGGCACGAGGCGGCAGAAGAAGCCGGCGCGGGCCGCGCGGCGCGCGCCGATCGGCTCGCCGAGCAGCAGCAGCTCCCGGGTGAGCGGCGCGCCGAAGGCGGACTGGAAGCGGCGCATGCCCGTCGGGCTGTAGACCAGGCCCAGGCGCGCCGAGGGCACGGCCAGCCGCAGGTCCCGCGCGCCCACGCGCAGGTCCGCGCAGCAGAGCAGCTCCACCGCGCCGCCGTAGGCGTCGCCGGCCACCGCCGCGATGACGGGGGCGGGATAGTCCCAGAGGCCGGCCATCACGCGCTCGAAGGGCACGGCCGCGCGGCGGGCCGGGTCGGCGTGGAAGATGTCCTCGGGGATCGCGTCCACCGGATAGCCCGTGCTGAAGTGGCGGCCCTCCGCGCGCAGGAGCAGCGGGGGGGCGCCGTCGGCGCGCAGGGCGTCGAGGGCCGCGAGGAGGGCGTGGAGCAGCGGCTCGTCCAGCAGGTTGCGGGGCGGCGCGGCGAGGGTGAGGACGGCGTGGCCGTCGGCGCGTTCTGTCCTGAGCGGCATGGGGGAGGAGACTAGAGCGTGGCGCGCCTCGGGGCAAGGGCGCGCTGTGTCCAACGAAAAGCGGGAGGCCGAAGCCTCCCGCGAATCCTGCTGCATGGGCATCGATCAGGATGCCCGGTCTCGCCCAAGCACGCTTTGCTGGCGCTTCGGCCTAGGGGCAGACGCTATTGTTGAAGTAGCCGCCGAAAATGCCGAAGTCCGCGACGGACGTGGAGCCGTCCTCGTTGTAGTCGTGGCAAGGATCGCAGCCCGCGGTGCAGTTGAAGTCCGCGGCAAACTTGCCGAAGTCGCCCACGGTGACGGCCAGGTCGCCGTTCAGATCCGTGCTGTCATAGTTCACGCAGACGGGGTTGCCCATGTTCAGGACGATGCCCAGCGCGTAGACGTAGACCGCGGCGGTGTCGCAGTTGATGCCGTCGCCGCCATCGCCCGTCAGACCGCCGTAGATCGTGCCGCTGAACTGGGTCTGGCCCAGGCCGTCGACGGCCGTGTCAGCCTGGCTGCCACCGGCGCACTTCACCATGTCACCAGGACGGTCCAGCCACAGATCGGTCGCCGCGAGCGTGATCACGGGATCGCCGTTGATGTCCAGCACGGTCACGTGGATCGTGTAGCCCTCGGCGCCGAGGGTGTCACCGCCGCCGGGGGCGATGGTGAAGCGGCCGCAGTTGTCGGCGGACGCGAAGGAGTTGTTGGTATCCGGGATACCTGCGCTTGCCCCCACTGCCAGGCCCAGAACGCACACGGCTGCCAGAGCAAGAGAGATGATATTCCTCATGGCCATTCGAAACCTCCTAAAAGGTAGACTAGGCCCCCGGTAAGGTGTCACGCGACGTGTCTTTCTTCCCGTAGGGCGCAACCGGTCAGCAGGGGTTGCATCCATGATGTGGGGCCCGTTCGGCCCACATCACCCATGAGCAGGATGAAGCGCATGGGGCGACAGACAAGGAGGATTATACCGCGAAGGCCAAAAAGCGGTCAACCCGGAATCCGGCATGAAATTGGGCTTGCCTGAAGTCGGCTGGGGCCCTGGGCGCGTGGGTTTCCGGGGGCCGGCGGGTCCGGCCGGGGTTCCGGAATCCGCAACATCAGAGCTCCTCGGCGAGGCCCCAGAGGGAGTCGACGGGAAGCGTGAAGGCGATGCCGGAGCCCTTGTCCGCCAGCGGACCGCCGATGGACTCCAGCAGCCCGACGGCCTCGGCCGCCTTCGCCCGGTCCGTCACCGACAGGATCAGGCGGTGTTTGCCCTCGCCGCCCGGGAAGAGCTGGCGCAGCCCGGCGAAGATGGGCACCTCCTGGGACAGGATCTCGCCCATGCCCTGCGCGCCCAGCACGGTGGCGCCCTGGACGCCGATCTCGAGGAAGGCTTCGAGCACCTCCTCGAGCAGCGCCGAGTCGCTGAGGACGATGACCAGCAGGACCAACGGCTGCTCCTTCGCGTCGGCCGCGTCGCGGCGGCCGGCGCCTGACTGAGGGTCCGGTCATGTTTCCGTCGGCGCGCCGCGAAGTCAAGGGGGAAGGCGCGCGCCGGCGGGCCTGTTGACAGCACTCGGGCCGCCCCGTAGAGTGCGCGCGAAATGCACAGCCACGACCCCGCCCCCGCCCTCGAACAGGACATCGCGCGCAGGCTGCGCCGCCGGCACCGCCGCGACGCCGCCGGCGCGCTGCTCTACATCCTGCCGGCCGCGGCCATCGTGCTGATCTTCCGCCTGGTGCCGATCCTCGCCGCCTTCACCTTCAGCTTCTACGAGATCAAGATGGGCGCGCTGGTGGGCTTCGTCGGCGTCGGCCACTACGTGAAGCTCTTCCAGGACCCCACCTTCTGGCACTCCCTCGGCACCACGCTCTGGTTCGTGCTGGGGACCGTGCCGCCGGCGATCTTCGTGTCGCTCTTCTTCGCCCTGCTGCTCAACCGCAAGATCAAGGCGCTCGGCCTGTACCGGACGATCTACTTCATGCCGGTGGTGACGAGCATGGTCGCGGTGGCCGTGATCTGGAAGTGGATCCTGGAGCCCGAGCTGGGCATCCTGAACTTCTTCATGGAGCGGCTGCACCTGGGGCGGCCGGGCTGGCTGGCCGAGAGCCGGGGCGTCTTCCAGCTGATGCTGGATCCCGGCGGGCGCTGGCTGCCCGGCTGGGCGGGCGGACCGAGCCTGGCGCTGGTCAGCCTGGCGATGGTGAACACCTGGAAGGGGCTCGGCTACAACATCGTCATCTTCCTGGCGGGACTGCAGAACATCCCCCAGCAGCAGTACGAGGCCGCGCGCATCGACGGCGCCGGCAACTGGCAGCTCTTCCGCCACGTCACCTGGCCGATCCTCAGCCCGACGACCTTCTACGTGTTCATCATGAGCACCATCGTGAGCTTCCAGACCTTCAGCCTCGTCTACCTCATGACCTCCCCGCCCGGCGGGCCCGAGGACAGCACGAAGGTCCTCGTCTACTACCTCTTCGACAAGGGCTTCACGCCGCCGGCCAGCCTGGGCCGCGCCAGCGCGGTGGCGCTGGTGCTCTTCCTGATCATCCTGGGCCTGACGATGGTGCAGCGGCGCCTGGCCGAACGCAGGGTGCACTACTGATGGCCGGCGCCGGACGCATGCACTGGCTCGGCCGCGGCGGGCTCCACCTGCTGCTCATCCTCGCGGGGCTTAGCATGGTGATGCCCTTCCTGTGGATGGTTTCCACGTCCTTCCGCAGTACCCTGGAGATCACGCGCGAGCCGCACCGCTTCCTGCCCGAGGTCTTCAGCCCCGGCTACGGCGAGCCCGGCAGCAGCTCCGAGGGCGAGACGCGCAGCCTCGGCAAGCTCGTGGCCAACTACGTGGAGGCCTGGCAGAGCGCGCCCTTCGGCCGCTACTTCTTCAACACCGTCTACGTGGCGCTGACCTGCGTGCTGGGCGTGGTGGTGACGAGCGCGCTGGCCGCCTACGCCTTCGCGCGCATGCGCTTCAAGGGCCGTGACGCGCTCTTCCTGCTCTTCCTCAGCATGATGATGGTGCCCGAGCCGGTCTACCTGGTGCCGAGCTTCATCATCATCGCGCGGCTGGGCTGGCTCGACACCTACTACGCGCTGATCGTGCCGTGGACGGTGAAGGTCTTTTCGATCTTCCTGCTCCGCCAGCACTTCAAGACCATCCCCCAGGACCTCTTCGACGCCGCCACCATCGACGGCGCCACGCGCTTCTCGATCCTGTGGCGGATCGTCATGCCGCTGTCCA is from Candidatus Latescibacterota bacterium and encodes:
- a CDS encoding carbohydrate ABC transporter permease is translated as MHWLGRGGLHLLLILAGLSMVMPFLWMVSTSFRSTLEITREPHRFLPEVFSPGYGEPGSSSEGETRSLGKLVANYVEAWQSAPFGRYFFNTVYVALTCVLGVVVTSALAAYAFARMRFKGRDALFLLFLSMMMVPEPVYLVPSFIIIARLGWLDTYYALIVPWTVKVFSIFLLRQHFKTIPQDLFDAATIDGATRFSILWRIVMPLSKAILVTIVLFTIIGSWNSFLWPLVMTHSPAMRPIQIGLAAFSQEEGTEYGLMMAATTLSVLPLLVLYFFAQKQIIASLASSGLKE
- a CDS encoding enoyl-CoA hydratase/isomerase family protein, whose protein sequence is MPLRTERADGHAVLTLAAPPRNLLDEPLLHALLAALDALRADGAPPLLLRAEGRHFSTGYPVDAIPEDIFHADPARRAAVPFERVMAGLWDYPAPVIAAVAGDAYGGAVELLCCADLRVGARDLRLAVPSARLGLVYSPTGMRRFQSAFGAPLTRELLLLGEPIGARRAARAGFFCRLVPAEQVDQAAATLMASALAAAPAALRGTRQTLRRLEGAEPLDSVVLAEIAAWRHAAWRSEDFKEAQRAFLEKRRPRWRTD
- a CDS encoding sugar ABC transporter permease, with product MHSHDPAPALEQDIARRLRRRHRRDAAGALLYILPAAAIVLIFRLVPILAAFTFSFYEIKMGALVGFVGVGHYVKLFQDPTFWHSLGTTLWFVLGTVPPAIFVSLFFALLLNRKIKALGLYRTIYFMPVVTSMVAVAVIWKWILEPELGILNFFMERLHLGRPGWLAESRGVFQLMLDPGGRWLPGWAGGPSLALVSLAMVNTWKGLGYNIVIFLAGLQNIPQQQYEAARIDGAGNWQLFRHVTWPILSPTTFYVFIMSTIVSFQTFSLVYLMTSPPGGPEDSTKVLVYYLFDKGFTPPASLGRASAVALVLFLIILGLTMVQRRLAERRVHY